The region CGCCGAGGACCTGGTGCAGGAGACGCTCGGGCGGTTGTACGTCAACTGGGGGCGCGTCTCCCGGGCCAACAACCCGGCGGGGTATGCGCAGACCGTGCTCACCCGCACCTTTCTCACGCATCAGCGGCGCCGCAGCAGTACCGAGCGCGCCACCGACGTGCTGCCCGACGCGGCCGTCCCCTCCGCCGGAACCGACGTGACCATGCGGCTCACCCTGGTCGAGGCGCTCGCCCAACTCCCGCCCAAGGACCGGGCGGTGGTCGTCCTGCGCTATTGGGAGGACCGTTCCATCGAGGAGACGGCGGGCGCGATGAACGTCACCTCGGCCGCCGTACGGTCCCGTTGTCTCCGTGCCCTCGCCCGGCTGCGTGTCCTCCTCGGTGAGGAACTCGGTGAGTACGCGGTGCGCTGAGGCCCGCCTCTCCTCCCCGGCCCGGACACTCCTCCCCGTCCCGGTACACAATTGCCCCTACACAGCAGAAGTGGTGGTTCGCCATGTCCGTTGAACATCGAGACGACCAGTTCGAGGACCGGCTCGGCGCCGCACTGCGCAACGCCGGTGGCACCTTCGACGTCGATCGTGCCGCCCTCGTCGCCGGTGGCGAGAGCCGGGGGCGTCGGCTGCGGATGCGGCGCCGGACCGCTGTTGTGAGCGGCGCCGCCGCGATCGCCCTGGTGGGTGTGGGCGGCGCGCTGGTCGCACCCTGGGGAGGAGACGGCACCGGACAGCGGGCCGTCGGGGCCGGCGGGACGACCGTCGGACCCGGGACGGACAGCGCCACGCCCACCGCCACGCCCACGGTCGCTGCGTCCCCCGTCTCGGGCGCCCAACTGCTCAGGACACTCAAGGGGTTGCTCCCTGCGGGCAAGCTCAGCGAACAGAGGTCGCGCGGCACCGACTCGCAGCTGGGGCCGTACGCGTATGGCGTGTTCGACGATGGGAAGGGCGCCGCGGCTCTCTCCGTCAGCCTCGCGCGGATCGAGCCGGGAGGGCAGCAGGCCCGGGAGATCGCCGAGTGCCCGGACAAGGCGTTCATCCCCTACGACGACTGCGTGACAAGCACGCTGCCCGGCGGCGCGCTGCTCAGGATCGTCAAGGGGTACGAGTATCCGGACCGGCGCGTCGACACCAAGCTGTGGACGGCGGACCTGGTCACCGCCGATGGAGCGCGTGTGGCGGTGATGGAGTGGAACGCCGCCGCCGAGAAGGACGCGCCCATCAGCCGCCCCGAACCCCCGCTGGACAACGCCCAGTTGAAGGCCCTGGTCACCGCCCCCGCATGGCTCAGGGCCGTCAACGCCCTCCCCGAGCCCGACAAGGACGAGACACCTCCGACATCGAGTGCGCCCGCCGAGGTCGAGAGCGACGCCATCACGACGACACTCATCGGGCTGCTCCCGAAGGGGCTCACGGTGCGCGGGAAGAGCCGACCGGACATCGGACTCGGGTACGTCGTCGTTGACGACGGCAAGGGCAAGAGCTTCATCCAGGTCGATGTGCAGTTCAACCAGCAGGACCTCGACAAGGAGCTCTTCGGCGAGGGCTCGGGAGCCGTGACCCTGCCCGACGGCGTCAAGGTCGTCGTCCGTCAGGGCCCTGGCGACGACAAGGGCAAGGGGCTCGTCATGCGGATCGCGGACGTCCTCTGGCCCGACGGTTCACGCGTGGCCATCAGGGCTTTCAACTCCGCCAGTCAGATCACCGGCCCGACCCGCGCGAATCCCGCCCTCACCCTCGACCAGCTCAAGACGATCGCCACCGACTCGAAGTGGCTGCAGCTGCAGCCAGTCCCCAACTGAGCCTCCGTCAAGGGGATTCGGAGAGAAGGACCTAGAAGAACTCCGACCACGGCTGGTCCCAGATCTGCTTCACGCACAGCACCAGGAAGAGCAGACCCGCGATCACCAGCATCGTGTTGCTCAGCATCCGGTTGCGCCATTCGGCAGGCGTGCGGGAGGAGTTGAGCAGGACCAGCAGCGTGCCGGCCAGGAAGGGAAGGAAGGCCGCGCCCAGGACGCCGTACAGGATGATCAGGCGGAAGGGCTGGCCCTGGAAGAGCAGGACGATGGGCGGGAAGGTCAGCCACAGCAGGTACGCGCGGAACGGCCAGGACCGTTCGCGGGTGCCGGAGGCGACCTCCTCGCCCGTTGTCCGGGTGCCGCGGAAGCGTTCCACGAAGTCGGCGAACATCAGGCTCACGCCGTGCCAGACGCCGATCAGCGAGGTGTAGGAGGTGGCGAAGAAGCCGATCAGGAAGAACTTCGCGGTCGCCGAGCCGTACTTGTCCGCCAGGATGTCGCTCAGCTGGATCAGGCCCTTGTCGCCGCTCGCGATCGCCACGCCGGCCGAATGCAGCAACTCCGCGCCGACGAACAGCATCGACACCACGAAGATGCCCGTCGTCACGTACGCGACGCGGTTGTCGAGGCGCATCACCTTCATCCAGCCGGTGTTGGTCCAGCCCTTGGCGTTGACCCAATACCCGTACGCCGCAAGGGTGATGGTGCCGCCCACACCGCCGACCAGGCCCAGCGTGTTGAGGATCGAGTCCTTCTCGTCGGGGAGGACGGGCAGCAGGCCGGCGAAGGCGTCCCCGAGGTTGGGGGTGACCCGGATCGCCAGGTAGACCGTGACGACGAACATCACGCCCACCAGCACGGTCATGACCTTCTCGAAGACCTCGTACTTGTTGAACCACACGAAGACCAGGCCCGACAACCCGCACAGGATCGCCCACGACTTGAGGTCCATGACGTCCGGGAACAGTGCCTGCAGCGGCAGCGCGCTCGACGACATCGCCGCCGCGCCGTAGACGAAGCCCCAGATCACGACGTACGCGACGAAGAAGTACGTCGTCCAGCGGCCGAGGCTCGCCCAGCCGTCGAAGAGGGTGCGGCCGGTGGAGAGGTGCCAGCGGCCGGCCGCCTCGGCGAGGGAGATCTTCACCAGACATCCGAGTACGGCGGCCCACAGGAGGGTGTAGCCGAAGTTGCTGCCCGCGATGAGTGTCGCCACCAGGTCACCGGCGCCGACGCCGGTCGCGGCGACCACGATGCCCGGTCCGATGTACTTCCAACTGGACTTACGGGGTGCCGAGTTGAGGTTTGAGGAAGCAGAGGTGACCGTGGCTTTGATGTCGGCCGTGGCTCCCGTCGCCGCTGGTCCGTTTGCTTCTGTGGAGTTTCCTGTGGTGTCCGCCATGTACGTCAAGAAAGCGCAAAGGGGCTGGTCGCACAAGAGGGCGTTCCGGAGCCGGACGTGGACGGCCGGGGCATCCGGCGTCCGGAACACGCGGGCCGCTACCGAATCTCATCGGAAGTGCACCGGCGTTCACGTCGACGGTGAAGCCGGTCTCGCGACTGTGGGCGGGGTGTGGAGGCCGCGTACCGGAACTTCTTCGCCTCGCTGAAGGGGGAGCGTAAGGGGAAGCGGGGGGTGCGCCGCGTTTCAGGTCGCGCGGGGACACCTGGCAGTCGATCCGGTTCACGGCGAACGCCCGCTGGAAGATCACCGAGGGTGGGCGCGCTGTGAAGGTGAAGTGGTCGCGGGTCCTGCCCGTCGCGCCCTCCAGTGTGACGGTGATCCTGAATGACTCTTTATGCGCTCTTGACCTGCTCATGTCATGGCCGCACCATGGCGCCACACCCGCACCAGTCCGTCGCACGGAAGAACCACCCCCGCTCCACTCCCCCACTTCCGGAGAGCCCGGAACTCCCGGAGAAATCAGGAGACTTCATGCGACTTCGTATACGAGGCTCAGGTGCCCTCGGCGGCAGACGGTCCGCCGCCGCCCTCGGGCTGCTGTCCCTCGCCCTCGCCGTGGGCGTCGCCTCCACCACCCCCGACGCCACCGCGACCAGCGCCAAGCGCCCTGCTGCCTCGGCGGACGACATCCGCCAGTACGAGATCAACTTCGCGAACTCCACGTCCGACGTCCGAACCGACATCATGGCGTCGGGTGTGACCGTGGACGAGGCCGACGAGGAGACCGTCGTGGTCTCCGGCCGCGCCGACCAGGCCAGGAAGCTGGCCCAACGCGGCTACGAGATCACCCCGTTGGGCTCGGCTCCCGACCGCTCCGGCAGCGCCGACGACGTACGGCTGCTCGACTTCCCCACGGCCGACTCCCGCTATCACAACTACGCGGAGATGACGACGGAGATCAACTCCCTCGTCTCGGCCAACCCCTCCATCGCCAGCCAGCGGGTCATCGGGACCTCGTACTCGGGCCGGAACATCGTCGCCATCAAGCTCAGCGACAACGTCGGCACCGACGAGGCCGAACCTGAGGTGCTGTTCACCCACCACCAGCACGCCCGTGAGCACCTCACCGTCGAGATGGCGCTCTACCTGCTGCGCAACCTGACCTCCACCTACGCCACCGACTCCCGGGTCAAGGCCATGATCGACTCCCGTGAGATCTGGATCATCCCGGACCTCAACCCGGACGGCGGCGAGTACGACATCGCGACCGGCTCGTACCGTTCATGGCGCAAGAACCGCCAGCCCAACAGCGGTTCCTCGAACGTCGGCACGGACCTCAACCGCAACTGGAACTACCGCTGGGGCTGCTGCGGCGGCTCCTCCGGCTCGACCTCGTCGGAGACGTACCGAGGCGCGTCGGCCGAGTCCGCGCCCGAGGTCAAGGTGGTCGGCGACTTCGTCCGCAGCCGGGTCGTCGGCGGCGTCCAGCAGATCAAGACGGGCATCGACTTCCACACGTACAGCGAGCTGTTGCTGTGGCCCTTCGGGTACACGACCGCCAACACCACGACGGGTATGACCCAGGACGACCGGGACGCCTTCGCCACGGTCGGCGGGAAGATGGCCGCGAGCAACGGCTACACGCCGGAGCAGTCCAGCGACCTGTACATCACGGACGGTTCGATCGACGACTACCTCTGGGGCAGTCAGAAGATCTTCTCCTACACGTTCGAGATGTATCCGTCGTCCAGCTCGGGTGGCGGCTTCTACCCGCCCGACGAGGTGATCGACCGGGAGACCGCCCGTAACCGGGACGCGGTTCTGCAGTTGCTGGAGAACTCGGACTGTATGTACCGGTCCATCGGGAAGCAGGCGCAGTACTGCTGAGCGGGGTCTGAAGCGGAGTGAGTTGTTGAGGTGGTGGGGAACTGCGGGGCCGCTGTGGCTGGTCGCGCAGTTCCCCGCGCCCCTTAAGGGGCGCTCTCCTCAGCGTCTTCCGCGTCCGTGGCTTCCGCGTCCGTGGCTTCCGCGTCCTCGAAGTAGGTGTCGAGGACCTTGTCCAGCTCCGTTTCCCACTCCTGGTGCTGGGACTTGGCCTTCGCCTCGATCTCGACCGGGTACCAGCGGCGGTCCGGGGTGTGGACCGTCACCGTGAACCGCTTGCCGAAGCGTGACGTCTCCGTCTCGACGGCCCCGATCTCGTCCCAGCGGAACTCGCACTCCTGGTCGTCCAGGTGGAGCCGTACTCCGCTGTGGTCGGCGATGATCTTCGCCCGGCGGTCGGACGCCTCGAAGACGGGGCCCTCCGGGGCCTCTTCCTCGGTCGCCGGCTCCGCCTCGGGCTCCGTCTCCGGCTCCGATTCCGCTTCCGCTTCGGCCGCCGACGTTGCCTCCTCCGGGGCGGACTCCTCCCCCGGCTCCGGGACCCCGTCCTCCGGCTCGGCCGGCACGGGTGACGTGAGCCCGGGGATGGCCGCCGGGTCTACCGCGGCGGTTTCCAGGGGCTTGCTGCTCGAACCTATGCGCTGCTCCACAGGCGGAAGTATGGCGGACATTGCTGTGTCATGGGACAGCAGGGGCCTGAGAGATCCGACAGCTGCCAGATCTCGCATGGATGCCCTGCCGTGAGCTCGGTGTCGATGTCGGTGTCGTAGGCGTGTGCGTGGATCGAATGCGTGACCTTTCCGCAGGAATGTCGTTGATCGGATGACAGCATCAGGGGTGGGAAAGGGGGATTGATGAGCCGGAGGCCGCCGTTCGGTGAAGGCGAGACCGGCAGGACCGCACGCGCCCGCACTGTCCTGCGCACGGCGGTTGAGGAGAAGACTGGCGCCTTGGTGGCCGCGCCTGTGCTGGCGGAGCGGGCCAGTTGGGCTGCCAGCCTGGTGTCCGGCATAGTCGAGGCGCTGGTCACCGGGCATTGGAACACGGCCGATGTGGACCGGCCGGCCTCCGGTGAGGATTCCCGAGGCCGCAAGCTACCGTCGAACGCGTGGATGGCTTGCGGCGTTTGAGCTGGACGGTCACCTCGCCTGAGGGTGTGAAGGTCAACGACCGGATCGTGCGCATGGCCCAAGAGGCGGCCGGGTGGACCTTGCGATCGGCGAAGTGGCGTGCCGACCTGACAACCGGAGTCTTGGCCACATGGCCCGTCGATCCGAAGAGGCGAACCGCCGAGGAGTGGGAGCAGGTCCGCGAAGCGGTGCCCGGCGGGCAGTTCCTGCCATCCAGCGTGATTAGGTCCCGTACCCGGCAGGCAGTTGTCTTCCGGCAGAAGCACGGGCGGCTTCCGGTCGATGTGTTCGAGTTGGAGCCCGCTCCCCGTGCGGCGCAAATGCTGCTGCTGTCGGCGTGCGACGGACAGCAGGCCACCCTCGAACGCGCCAACGACACCACGCGGGCGCTACTGCGCCTGCAACTGCCCACCCGTCCCGACCCACGCTCCTACGCGGACTGGACATGGGTCGCTTGCCCTATCGCCCTGCCCCCGACGATTCCCGCCAACGCGGTGTTGCACCTGCCCACCCTCCGCGTGGACGGTGACCGGGTGCGGGCCGATCTCACCTACACCCACCCCGTCCCCCAGACCCGGCGCACCGGGCACGCCGTCGCCCTTGGCGTGGACTGGGGTCTCAACACCCTGCTCTCCGCAGGGGCCGCACGGTTGCACGACAACGGGCGTATCACCGCTCTGGGGACCGGAGCCCAGTTCCGGGCCGCCGGAGTGTTGGCCAAACAGCACCGGCTACGCCGACACAGCGAACACCTGCGAGTCCGGCGGGCAAGCGTCCGGAGGGACGCGCACCAACGGACCGGACCCGGCTGCCCAGCGCAGCCCACCGGAACCAGGACGTGACGACGATCAGCACACCCACCACCGGCCACCGGCCACGAGGAGCAGCACTGGGCGCGGGCTTCCACCTGCACGCTCACGCCACCCCTCCACGATGGGAAACTCCCTTGCCAGACACTAGGTCAGACATGGATCACCAAGTTGATCAGAGACGTTCAGTACGGCCGCCACGACAGATAGGCGAGAACGATCCCCAACAGGCAGATGTCATTGAGTTGAGGAAGCGTCAGCTCACCGGACGGCCGTCAGCCGAGTACCGCCAGCGCGTCGATCTCGACGAGGAGCCCGGCAGGCAGACCGACGTAGACGGTGGTGCGGGCGGCCGGGGGCGCGGTGAGGCCCTGCTTGCCGAAGTACTCGTTGTAGATCGCGTTCATCTCGGCGAAGTGGTCCACGTCCGTCAGATAGACGCGGATCATCATCACGTCGTCCCAGCTCGCGCCGCCCTCCTCCAGGATGGACTTGACGTTGGCGAGCGTCTGGAGGGTCTGCTCGGCCAGGGTCGGGCCGGCGGGCGTGGGGGGCTGTCCCTCGACGGCGGGCAGGAAGCCGACCTGGCCGGCGACTTGCAGGATGTTCCCCTTGCGTACGCCGTGGGAGAACCTGGCGGGCGGGGTGGTGTGGGTCTTGGGGGTGAGGGCGATCTTGTCTGTCATGAACCGTTGTCCTTCGCGGGCGTGGGGGTCCTGCCGGAGTACTCACCACTGATGGCATCCGCCGTACGGCGCACCAGCGGAAGCAGGGTGAGGAGTTCGTCGGCGGTGACGACGACGTTGGGGGCGGAGACGGACATGGCGGCGACGACCCGTCCGTCGGTGCCGGTGAGGGGGGCCGCGACGCAGTTGATGGACTCCTCGTGACCGCCGAGGTCGGTGGCCCAGCCCTGCTCGCGCACCTTCTCCAACTCGCGCAGGAACGCAGGGGCGTTGGGGGTCGAGCGGGAGGTGTACATCGGGTAGTCGAGCTTGTCGGCGACGGTCCGCCGCTCGGTCTCCGGCAGGTCGGCGAGGAGCAGCTTGGCGACGGCGGCGACGGTGATGGCGACGGGCTTCCCGATCCGGGAGTACATGCGCACCGGGTAGCGGCTCTCGACCTTGTCGATGTAGAGGACCTCGCCCTCCTCGTACACGGCGAGGTGGACGGTGTGGCCGCAACTCTCGTTGAGGCGTACGAGGTGGGGGTGGGCGATCTCGCGGATGTCGAGGTTCTCGACGGCTTCCTGGGCGAGGGCGAAGAGGCGGGCGCCGAGACGGTAGCGCTGGTCGGACTGGCGGTAGACGAGTCCGTGCTCGTGCAGCGTGCGCAGCAGCCGCAGGGCGGTGGACTTGTGGACGCCGAGCCGGTCGGCGACCTGGCCGAGGTCGGCGGGGCCCTCCGCGAGCAACGGCAGGATGCTCAGCGCGCGGTCGACGGTCTGGCTCATGGGGTGCGTACCTCCTCGGGGGCCTGCGCGGCTTGCGTCCAGCCGGGGCCGAGTCGAAGTGTCTCCCACGCCTGCCCGTCGAGAGCGGTCAGCCGGTCGGCGTGGTCCCGGGCGGGCGGCGGGGCGAGGTCGCCGGGGGCGGTGAGGACGGCGGCGGCCATGAGGTGACCGTGCCGGATGCGGTCCCGTACGGGGAGGGCGCGCAGGGTGGCGGAGAGGAACCCGGCGGCGAAGGCGTCGCCGGCGCCCACTGCCGCGACGATGTCGACGCGGGGCGCGGGGACGTGGACGGAGTCGGTGACGCGCCGGCCGTCCCCCGTATCGACACGATCGCGCCTGTCGAAGGCGACGGCCCCGCCCCCGCCCTTCTTGACGACGACGAGCCGCGGCTCGGGCAGCGCCCCCGCGATGCCGTCCGCGCCGCGCAGCCCCCACGCGGCCTCCGCCTCGTCGGCGCCGACGAAGACGAGGTCGGCGCGGCGGGCGAGGTCGAGCAGGACCCGGGGGTCGTCGGTGTCGGCCCACAGTCCCGGGCGGAAGTTGACGTCGAAGGAGACGAGTGGCCGCCCGGGCCGGGGCTCGGTCAGCTCCCACAGCAGGTCGAGACAGTCGCCGGACAGGGCGGCCGTGATCCCGGACAGATGCAGCACCCGCCCGGCGCGCGCCGCCGCCACCTCCACGGTGTCCGCCGACATCACCGAGGCCGCCGACCCGGCCCGGTAGTACGCCACCTCGTGCGCGTCGGTCGCCCGGTCCGCCGCCGTACGGAAGTAGACACCCGTCGGACGCGCCGGATCCCGCCGTACGGAGGCCACGTCCACGCCGTACGACCCGATCGCCTCGACCAGGTGGTCGCCGAAGCCGTCGTCGCCGACGCGGCTGATCCAGCGGGTGGTGTGGCCGGCGGCGGCGAGGGCGCATGCCACGTTGGACTCGGCGCCGCCGATGGCACGCTCGAAGGACGGTACGTCGGCGAGGCGGCCCGGCCTGGAGGGAAGGAAGGTGACCATGGACTCGCCGAGCGCGACGACGTCCACGACGTCGGGGGCGTCGCAGGGTCCCGTGATGGTCACGATCGTCGTAGCTCCTCGGTGGTGCGGGGGAGGCGGCGGCTCCGTTGACCCCGCGATGGCGAGATGTTAGACAGCGTTAAGCGATATACGCAATGCTCGTTGCAAGGAGTGCAACGAGCTGGGACGAGGGAGGCTGCATGGGCACCGAGGAGATCGAGGGCACCGCGAGCGTCGGCAGCTCTGACAGCGCCGGGGTGCTCGCCCGGCTGGCCGCCGAACGCGTCGACGCCCGATTCAAGGGCCTCCCGCCGGACGCGGACGGTCTGACCGTCGGCGAGCTGGCCGCACAGCGCCGCAACCTCTTCACGGGCGGCTTCACCACCCCCGTACTCGCCCTCTCCGCCGAGCGGCTCACCCACAACCTGGAGCTGATGGAGACGTACGCGGCCCGCCACGGCCTCGTCTTCGCCCCGCACGGCAAGACCTCCATGGCCCCCCAGCTCTTCCACCGCCAGCTCGAGCACGGCGCCTGGGGCATCACCCTCGCGGTCCCCCACCAGGTGCGCGTCGCCCGCGCCTTCGGCATCCAACGGGTCTTTCTGGCCAACGAGTTGGTGGACCCGGCGGCCCTGCGCTGGATCGCGGCGGAGCTGGCCGCCGACCCGGACTTCCGCTTCGTCTGTTACGTCGACTCCGTGCGCGGGGTGGAACTGATGGACGCGGCTCTCACGGGCGCGGGGACCCGTCCGCTGGACGTGGTCGTCGAACTCGGCGCCGGTGAGGGTGCCCGGACCGGCGTGCGCACGGAGGCGGAGTGCGCGGCGGTCGCGGACGCGGTGGCCGCCGCCAGGACCCTGCGGCTGGTCGGGGTCGCGGGGTACGAGGGCGAGGTGCCGCGGGCCGACCCGGAGCGGGTGCGGGCATGGCTGCGGCGGCTGGTGGCGCTGGCGGTGGACTTCGACAAGGCGGGGCGGTTCGCCGGAGTGTCCGTCGAGCAGATCATCGTGAGCGCCGGCGGCAGCGCCTGGTTCGACGCGGTCGCCGACGTGTTCGTGGAGATCCCCGAACTGTCGCTCCCCGTATGCAAGTTGCTGCGCTCGGGGGCGTACGTCTCACACGACGACGGCCGCTATCGCGAGGTCACGCCGTTCAACCGGGTCCCCGAGGAGGGGTCGCTGGAGCCCGCCTTCCGCCTGTGGACGCAGGTCGTCTCCCGCCCCTCCCCCGAGCAGGCCTTCACGAACGCGGGCAAGCGGGACGCCGCCTACGACCTGGACCTGCCCGTCGCCCAGGTCGTCCGGCGGGAGAACGATACGGAGGGCGCCGGCGAGCGGGCCGCCACCGGGATCTCGGTCACCGGCCTGTCCGACCAGCACGCCTGGCTGCGTACGGACCCCGGGGCGGATCTGGAGGTCGGCGACTGGCTGGGGCTGGGCCTGTCCCACCCTTGTACGTCCTTCGACAAGTGGCAACTGATCCCGGTCACCGAGGCGGACGGCACGGTCGTCGAATACATCCGCACGTTTTTCTGACTTCCCCTTTCTCAGGAGGCCCGGCGTGGAAGAACTCGTCATTCGGGACGCGGACGTCGTGGACGGCTCCGGCGGTCCGTCCTAC is a window of Streptomyces sp. B21-083 DNA encoding:
- a CDS encoding SigE family RNA polymerase sigma factor, which produces MRKVRSDEYVEFAAARAGHLYRSACLLTAGDTYLAEDLVQETLGRLYVNWGRVSRANNPAGYAQTVLTRTFLTHQRRRSSTERATDVLPDAAVPSAGTDVTMRLTLVEALAQLPPKDRAVVVLRYWEDRSIEETAGAMNVTSAAVRSRCLRALARLRVLLGEELGEYAVR
- a CDS encoding sugar kinase, whose amino-acid sequence is MTITGPCDAPDVVDVVALGESMVTFLPSRPGRLADVPSFERAIGGAESNVACALAAAGHTTRWISRVGDDGFGDHLVEAIGSYGVDVASVRRDPARPTGVYFRTAADRATDAHEVAYYRAGSAASVMSADTVEVAAARAGRVLHLSGITAALSGDCLDLLWELTEPRPGRPLVSFDVNFRPGLWADTDDPRVLLDLARRADLVFVGADEAEAAWGLRGADGIAGALPEPRLVVVKKGGGGAVAFDRRDRVDTGDGRRVTDSVHVPAPRVDIVAAVGAGDAFAAGFLSATLRALPVRDRIRHGHLMAAAVLTAPGDLAPPPARDHADRLTALDGQAWETLRLGPGWTQAAQAPEEVRTP
- a CDS encoding amino acid deaminase produces the protein MGTEEIEGTASVGSSDSAGVLARLAAERVDARFKGLPPDADGLTVGELAAQRRNLFTGGFTTPVLALSAERLTHNLELMETYAARHGLVFAPHGKTSMAPQLFHRQLEHGAWGITLAVPHQVRVARAFGIQRVFLANELVDPAALRWIAAELAADPDFRFVCYVDSVRGVELMDAALTGAGTRPLDVVVELGAGEGARTGVRTEAECAAVADAVAAARTLRLVGVAGYEGEVPRADPERVRAWLRRLVALAVDFDKAGRFAGVSVEQIIVSAGGSAWFDAVADVFVEIPELSLPVCKLLRSGAYVSHDDGRYREVTPFNRVPEEGSLEPAFRLWTQVVSRPSPEQAFTNAGKRDAAYDLDLPVAQVVRRENDTEGAGERAATGISVTGLSDQHAWLRTDPGADLEVGDWLGLGLSHPCTSFDKWQLIPVTEADGTVVEYIRTFF
- a CDS encoding RidA family protein; translated protein: MTDKIALTPKTHTTPPARFSHGVRKGNILQVAGQVGFLPAVEGQPPTPAGPTLAEQTLQTLANVKSILEEGGASWDDVMMIRVYLTDVDHFAEMNAIYNEYFGKQGLTAPPAARTTVYVGLPAGLLVEIDALAVLG
- a CDS encoding Nramp family divalent metal transporter yields the protein MADTTGNSTEANGPAATGATADIKATVTSASSNLNSAPRKSSWKYIGPGIVVAATGVGAGDLVATLIAGSNFGYTLLWAAVLGCLVKISLAEAAGRWHLSTGRTLFDGWASLGRWTTYFFVAYVVIWGFVYGAAAMSSSALPLQALFPDVMDLKSWAILCGLSGLVFVWFNKYEVFEKVMTVLVGVMFVVTVYLAIRVTPNLGDAFAGLLPVLPDEKDSILNTLGLVGGVGGTITLAAYGYWVNAKGWTNTGWMKVMRLDNRVAYVTTGIFVVSMLFVGAELLHSAGVAIASGDKGLIQLSDILADKYGSATAKFFLIGFFATSYTSLIGVWHGVSLMFADFVERFRGTRTTGEEVASGTRERSWPFRAYLLWLTFPPIVLLFQGQPFRLIILYGVLGAAFLPFLAGTLLVLLNSSRTPAEWRNRMLSNTMLVIAGLLFLVLCVKQIWDQPWSEFF
- a CDS encoding IclR family transcriptional regulator, with protein sequence MSQTVDRALSILPLLAEGPADLGQVADRLGVHKSTALRLLRTLHEHGLVYRQSDQRYRLGARLFALAQEAVENLDIREIAHPHLVRLNESCGHTVHLAVYEEGEVLYIDKVESRYPVRMYSRIGKPVAITVAAVAKLLLADLPETERRTVADKLDYPMYTSRSTPNAPAFLRELEKVREQGWATDLGGHEESINCVAAPLTGTDGRVVAAMSVSAPNVVVTADELLTLLPLVRRTADAISGEYSGRTPTPAKDNGS
- a CDS encoding M14 family metallopeptidase; translated protein: MRLRIRGSGALGGRRSAAALGLLSLALAVGVASTTPDATATSAKRPAASADDIRQYEINFANSTSDVRTDIMASGVTVDEADEETVVVSGRADQARKLAQRGYEITPLGSAPDRSGSADDVRLLDFPTADSRYHNYAEMTTEINSLVSANPSIASQRVIGTSYSGRNIVAIKLSDNVGTDEAEPEVLFTHHQHAREHLTVEMALYLLRNLTSTYATDSRVKAMIDSREIWIIPDLNPDGGEYDIATGSYRSWRKNRQPNSGSSNVGTDLNRNWNYRWGCCGGSSGSTSSETYRGASAESAPEVKVVGDFVRSRVVGGVQQIKTGIDFHTYSELLLWPFGYTTANTTTGMTQDDRDAFATVGGKMAASNGYTPEQSSDLYITDGSIDDYLWGSQKIFSYTFEMYPSSSSGGGFYPPDEVIDRETARNRDAVLQLLENSDCMYRSIGKQAQYC